In Amyelois transitella isolate CPQ chromosome 3, ilAmyTran1.1, whole genome shotgun sequence, a single genomic region encodes these proteins:
- the LOC106141094 gene encoding calphotin-like isoform X10, which translates to MKSLLITAVLVAVALAGPTNRVLIASHLFESPIAVGPAIVESPAPIAVGPAIVESPAPIAVGPAIVESPVAVSPVIVAEPSPIAVGPAIVESPAAVSPVIVAEPSPIAVGPAIVESPVAVSPVIVAEPSPIAVGPAIVETPVAVSPVIVAEPSPIAVGPAIVESPVAVSPVIVAEPSPIAVGPAIVESPVAVSPVIVAEPSPIAVGPAIVETPVAVSPVIVAEPSPIAVGPAIVETPVAVGPVIVAEPSPIAVGPAIVETPVAVGPVIVAEPSPIAVGPAIVETPVAVSPVIVAEPSPIAVGPAIVETPVAVSPVIVAEPSPIAVGPAIVESPVAVSPVIVAEPSPIAVGPAIVESPVAVSPVIVAEPSPIAVGPAIVESPVAVSPVIVAEPSPIAVGPAIVESPVAVSPVIVAEPSPIAVGPAIVDTPAVAPVAVVDTPIDPVAVVDGPSPIAVGPAIVGPVDPVAVVDGPSPIAVGPAVIGSFEPVISETPVSTSLITLIFNIYNQASDFLGNPAPVAPETVISEGADAVNVVEQAVDPVNVVDQVVEPVLVVEAPADPEPVVVGPAVIPQPVVIANPIAEPAIHA; encoded by the exons ATGAAATCCCTGCTCATAACCGCTGTCTTAGTCGCCGTGGCCCTGGCCGGGCCCACCAACCGCGTCCTCATCGCCAGTCACCTCTTCGAGTCACCAATCGC TGTCGGCCCCGCTATCGTCGAGAGCCCCGCTCCCATCGCCGTTGGCCCCGCTATCGTCGAGAGCCCCGCTCCCATCGCCGTTGGCCCTGCTATCGTCGAATCAC CTGTTGCCGTCAGCCCCGTTATCGTAGCTGAGCCTTCTCCCATCGCTGTTGGCCCCGCCATTGTGGAGTCCCCTGCTGCAGTCAGCCCCGTCATCGTTGCTGAGCCTTCCCCCATCGCCGTTGGCCCCGCTATCGTGGAGTCACCTGTTGCTGTCAGCCCCGTTATCGTAGCTGAGCCTTCTCCCATCGCCGTTGGCCCCGCTATCGTCGAGACACCTGTCGCCGTCAGCCCCGTCATCGTAGCTGAGCCATCCCCCATCGCCGTTGGCCCCGCTATCGTGGAGTCACCTGTCGCCGTCAGCCCCGTTATTGTGGCTGAGCCTTCCCCCATCGCCGTTGGCCCCGCTATCGTGGAGTCACCTGTCGCTGTAAGCCCCGTTATCGTAGCTGAGCCTTCCCCCATCGCCGTTGGCCCCGCTATCGTCGAGACACCTGTCGCCGTCAGCCCCGTCATCGTAGCTGAGCCTTCCCCCATCGCCGTTGGACCCGCTATCGTCGAGACACCTGTCGCCGTCGGCCCCGTCATCGTAGCTGAGCCTTCCCCCATCGCCGTTGGACCCGCTATCGTCGAGACACCTGTCGCCGTCGGCCCCGTCATCGTAGCTGAGCCTTCCCCTATCGCCGTTGGTCCCGCTATCGTCGAGACACCTGTCGCCGTCAGCCCCGTCATCGTAGCTGAGCCTTCCCCCATCGCCGTTGGCCCCGCTATCGTCGAGACACCTGTCGCCGTCAGCCCCGTTATCGTAGCTGAGCCTTCTCCCATCGCTGTTGGCCCCGCCATTGTGGAGTCCCCTGTTGCAGTCAGCCCCGTCATCGTAGCTGAGCCTTCCCCCATCGCCGTTGGCCCCGCCATTGTGGAGTCCCCTGTTGCAGTCAGCCCCGTCATCGTAGCTGAGCCTTCCCCCATCGCCGTTGGCCCCGCCATTGTGGAGTCCCCTGTTGCAGTCAGCCCCGTCATCGTAGCTGAGCCTTCCCCCATCGCCGTTGGCCCCGCCATTGTGGAGTCCCCTGTTGCAGTCAGCCCCGTCATCGTAGCTGAGCCTTCCCCCATCGCCGTTGGCCCCGCTATCGTCGACACCCCAGCTGTAGCCCCCGTAGCGGTCGTGGACACACCTATTGACCCCGTCGCCGTTGTAGACGGACCTAGCCCTATCGCCGTTGGGCCCGCCATCGTCGGACCTGTCGACCCCGTCGCCGTTGTCGATGGACCCTCTCCCATAGCTGTTGGACCAGCAGTCATCGGCAGCTTTGAGCCCGTCATCTCTGAGACTCCAGTCAGCACTTCCCTTATCACCCTTATCTTCAACATCTACAACCAAGCCAGTGATTTCCTCGGAAACCCAGCACCTGTGGCTCCCGAAACCGTCATATCTGAAGGTGCTGACGCAGTGAACGTAGTAGAACAAGCTGTTGACCCAGTTAATGTTGTTGATCAAGTTGTTGAACCCGTGTTGGTAGTTGAAGCACCTGCAGACCCTGAGCCAGTGGTGGTAGGCCCCGCAGTCATCCCTCAGCCTGTGGTCATTGCAAACCCAATTGCCGAGCCTGCTATTCATGCTTAA
- the LOC106141094 gene encoding calphotin-like isoform X9, with translation MKSLLITAVLVAVALAGPTNRVLIASHLFESPIAVGPAIVESPAPIAVGPAIVESPAPIAVGPAIVESPVAVSPVIVAEPSPIAVGPAIVESPAAVSPVIVAEPSPIAVGPAIVESPVAVSPVIVAEPSPIAVGPAIVESPAAVSPVIVAEPSPIAVGPAIVESPVAVSPVIVAEPSPIAVGPAIVETPVAVSPVIVAEPSPIAVGPAIVESPVAVSPVIVAEPSPIAVGPAIVESPVAVSPVIVAEPSPIAVGPAIVETPVAVSPVIVAEPSPIAVGPAIVETPVAVGPVIVAEPSPIAVGPAIVETPVAVGPVIVAEPSPIAVGPAIVETPVAVSPVIVAEPSPIAVGPAIVETPVAVSPVIVAEPSPIAVGPAIVESPVAVSPVIVAEPSPIAVGPAIVESPVAVSPVIVAEPSPIAVGPAIVESPVAVSPVIVAEPSPIAVGPAIVESPVAVSPVIVAEPSPIAVGPAIVDTPAVAPVAVVDTPIDPVAVVDGPSPIAVGPAIVGPVDPVAVVDGPSPIAVGPAVIGSFEPVISETPVSTSLITLIFNIYNQASDFLGNPAPVAPETVISEGADAVNVVEQAVDPVNVVDQVVEPVLVVEAPADPEPVVVGPAVIPQPVVIANPIAEPAIHA, from the exons ATGAAATCCCTGCTCATAACCGCTGTCTTAGTCGCCGTGGCCCTGGCCGGGCCCACCAACCGCGTCCTCATCGCCAGTCACCTCTTCGAGTCACCAATCGC TGTCGGCCCCGCTATCGTCGAGAGCCCCGCTCCCATCGCCGTTGGCCCCGCTATCGTCGAGAGCCCCGCTCCCATCGCCGTTGGCCCTGCTATCGTCGAATCACCTGTCGCTGTAAGCCCCGTTATCGTGGCTGAGCCTTCTCCCATCGCTGTTGGCCCCGCCATTGTGGAGTCCCCTGCTGCAGTCAGCCCCGTCATCGTTGCTGAGCCTTCCCCCATCGCCGTTGGCCCCGCTATCGTCGAATCAC CTGTTGCCGTCAGCCCCGTTATCGTAGCTGAGCCTTCTCCCATCGCTGTTGGCCCCGCCATTGTGGAGTCCCCTGCTGCAGTCAGCCCCGTCATCGTTGCTGAGCCTTCCCCCATCGCCGTTGGCCCCGCTATCGTGGAGTCACCTGTTGCTGTCAGCCCCGTTATCGTAGCTGAGCCTTCTCCCATCGCCGTTGGCCCCGCTATCGTCGAGACACCTGTCGCCGTCAGCCCCGTCATCGTAGCTGAGCCATCCCCCATCGCCGTTGGCCCCGCTATCGTGGAGTCACCTGTCGCCGTCAGCCCCGTTATTGTGGCTGAGCCTTCCCCCATCGCCGTTGGCCCCGCTATCGTGGAGTCACCTGTCGCTGTAAGCCCCGTTATCGTAGCTGAGCCTTCCCCCATCGCCGTTGGCCCCGCTATCGTCGAGACACCTGTCGCCGTCAGCCCCGTCATCGTAGCTGAGCCTTCCCCCATCGCCGTTGGACCCGCTATCGTCGAGACACCTGTCGCCGTCGGCCCCGTCATCGTAGCTGAGCCTTCCCCCATCGCCGTTGGACCCGCTATCGTCGAGACACCTGTCGCCGTCGGCCCCGTCATCGTAGCTGAGCCTTCCCCTATCGCCGTTGGTCCCGCTATCGTCGAGACACCTGTCGCCGTCAGCCCCGTCATCGTAGCTGAGCCTTCCCCCATCGCCGTTGGCCCCGCTATCGTCGAGACACCTGTCGCCGTCAGCCCCGTTATCGTAGCTGAGCCTTCTCCCATCGCTGTTGGCCCCGCCATTGTGGAGTCCCCTGTTGCAGTCAGCCCCGTCATCGTAGCTGAGCCTTCCCCCATCGCCGTTGGCCCCGCCATTGTGGAGTCCCCTGTTGCAGTCAGCCCCGTCATCGTAGCTGAGCCTTCCCCCATCGCCGTTGGCCCCGCCATTGTGGAGTCCCCTGTTGCAGTCAGCCCCGTCATCGTAGCTGAGCCTTCCCCCATCGCCGTTGGCCCCGCCATTGTGGAGTCCCCTGTTGCAGTCAGCCCCGTCATCGTAGCTGAGCCTTCCCCCATCGCCGTTGGCCCCGCTATCGTCGACACCCCAGCTGTAGCCCCCGTAGCGGTCGTGGACACACCTATTGACCCCGTCGCCGTTGTAGACGGACCTAGCCCTATCGCCGTTGGGCCCGCCATCGTCGGACCTGTCGACCCCGTCGCCGTTGTCGATGGACCCTCTCCCATAGCTGTTGGACCAGCAGTCATCGGCAGCTTTGAGCCCGTCATCTCTGAGACTCCAGTCAGCACTTCCCTTATCACCCTTATCTTCAACATCTACAACCAAGCCAGTGATTTCCTCGGAAACCCAGCACCTGTGGCTCCCGAAACCGTCATATCTGAAGGTGCTGACGCAGTGAACGTAGTAGAACAAGCTGTTGACCCAGTTAATGTTGTTGATCAAGTTGTTGAACCCGTGTTGGTAGTTGAAGCACCTGCAGACCCTGAGCCAGTGGTGGTAGGCCCCGCAGTCATCCCTCAGCCTGTGGTCATTGCAAACCCAATTGCCGAGCCTGCTATTCATGCTTAA
- the LOC106141094 gene encoding calphotin-like isoform X8, translating to MKSLLITAVLVAVALAGPTNRVLIASHLFESPIAVGPAIVESPAPIAVGPAIVESPAPIAVGPAIVESPVAVSPVIVAEPSPIAVGPAIVETPVAVSPVIVAEPSPIAVGPAIVESPAPIAVGPAIVESPVAVSPVIVAEPSPIAVGPAIVESPAAVSPVIVAEPSPIAVGPAIVESPVAVSPVIVAEPSPIAVGPAIVETPVAVSPVIVAEPSPIAVGPAIVESPVAVSPVIVAEPSPIAVGPAIVESPVAVSPVIVAEPSPIAVGPAIVETPVAVSPVIVAEPSPIAVGPAIVETPVAVGPVIVAEPSPIAVGPAIVETPVAVGPVIVAEPSPIAVGPAIVETPVAVSPVIVAEPSPIAVGPAIVETPVAVSPVIVAEPSPIAVGPAIVESPVAVSPVIVAEPSPIAVGPAIVESPVAVSPVIVAEPSPIAVGPAIVESPVAVSPVIVAEPSPIAVGPAIVESPVAVSPVIVAEPSPIAVGPAIVDTPAVAPVAVVDTPIDPVAVVDGPSPIAVGPAIVGPVDPVAVVDGPSPIAVGPAVIGSFEPVISETPVSTSLITLIFNIYNQASDFLGNPAPVAPETVISEGADAVNVVEQAVDPVNVVDQVVEPVLVVEAPADPEPVVVGPAVIPQPVVIANPIAEPAIHA from the exons ATGAAATCCCTGCTCATAACCGCTGTCTTAGTCGCCGTGGCCCTGGCCGGGCCCACCAACCGCGTCCTCATCGCCAGTCACCTCTTCGAGTCACCAATCGC TGTCGGCCCCGCTATCGTCGAGAGCCCCGCTCCCATCGCCGTTGGCCCCGCTATCGTCGAGAGCCCCGCTCCCATCGCCGTTGGCCCTGCTATCGTCGAATCAC CTGTTGCCGTCAGCCCCGTTATCGTGGCTGAGCCTTCTCCCATCGCTGTAGGCCCCGCTATCGTCGAGACACCTGTCGCCGTCAGCCCCGTCATCGTAGCCGAGCCTTCTCCCATCGCCGTTGGCCCCGCTATCGTTGAGAGCCCCGCTCCCATTGCCGTTGGCCCCGCTATCGTGGAGTCACCTGTTGCCGTCAGCCCCGTTATCGTAGCTGAGCCTTCTCCCATCGCTGTTGGCCCCGCCATTGTGGAGTCCCCTGCTGCAGTCAGCCCCGTCATCGTTGCTGAGCCTTCCCCCATCGCCGTTGGCCCCGCTATCGTGGAGTCACCTGTTGCTGTCAGCCCCGTTATCGTAGCTGAGCCTTCTCCCATCGCCGTTGGCCCCGCTATCGTCGAGACACCTGTCGCCGTCAGCCCCGTCATCGTAGCTGAGCCATCCCCCATCGCCGTTGGCCCCGCTATCGTGGAGTCACCTGTCGCCGTCAGCCCCGTTATTGTGGCTGAGCCTTCCCCCATCGCCGTTGGCCCCGCTATCGTGGAGTCACCTGTCGCTGTAAGCCCCGTTATCGTAGCTGAGCCTTCCCCCATCGCCGTTGGCCCCGCTATCGTCGAGACACCTGTCGCCGTCAGCCCCGTCATCGTAGCTGAGCCTTCCCCCATCGCCGTTGGACCCGCTATCGTCGAGACACCTGTCGCCGTCGGCCCCGTCATCGTAGCTGAGCCTTCCCCCATCGCCGTTGGACCCGCTATCGTCGAGACACCTGTCGCCGTCGGCCCCGTCATCGTAGCTGAGCCTTCCCCTATCGCCGTTGGTCCCGCTATCGTCGAGACACCTGTCGCCGTCAGCCCCGTCATCGTAGCTGAGCCTTCCCCCATCGCCGTTGGCCCCGCTATCGTCGAGACACCTGTCGCCGTCAGCCCCGTTATCGTAGCTGAGCCTTCTCCCATCGCTGTTGGCCCCGCCATTGTGGAGTCCCCTGTTGCAGTCAGCCCCGTCATCGTAGCTGAGCCTTCCCCCATCGCCGTTGGCCCCGCCATTGTGGAGTCCCCTGTTGCAGTCAGCCCCGTCATCGTAGCTGAGCCTTCCCCCATCGCCGTTGGCCCCGCCATTGTGGAGTCCCCTGTTGCAGTCAGCCCCGTCATCGTAGCTGAGCCTTCCCCCATCGCCGTTGGCCCCGCCATTGTGGAGTCCCCTGTTGCAGTCAGCCCCGTCATCGTAGCTGAGCCTTCCCCCATCGCCGTTGGCCCCGCTATCGTCGACACCCCAGCTGTAGCCCCCGTAGCGGTCGTGGACACACCTATTGACCCCGTCGCCGTTGTAGACGGACCTAGCCCTATCGCCGTTGGGCCCGCCATCGTCGGACCTGTCGACCCCGTCGCCGTTGTCGATGGACCCTCTCCCATAGCTGTTGGACCAGCAGTCATCGGCAGCTTTGAGCCCGTCATCTCTGAGACTCCAGTCAGCACTTCCCTTATCACCCTTATCTTCAACATCTACAACCAAGCCAGTGATTTCCTCGGAAACCCAGCACCTGTGGCTCCCGAAACCGTCATATCTGAAGGTGCTGACGCAGTGAACGTAGTAGAACAAGCTGTTGACCCAGTTAATGTTGTTGATCAAGTTGTTGAACCCGTGTTGGTAGTTGAAGCACCTGCAGACCCTGAGCCAGTGGTGGTAGGCCCCGCAGTCATCCCTCAGCCTGTGGTCATTGCAAACCCAATTGCCGAGCCTGCTATTCATGCTTAA
- the LOC106141094 gene encoding calphotin-like isoform X5 — MKSLLITAVLVAVALAGPTNRVLIASHLFESPIAVGPAIVESPAPIAVGPAIVESPAPIAVGPAIVESPVAVSPVIVAEPSPIAVGPAIVESPAAVSPVIVAEPSPIAVGPAIVESPVAVSPVIVAEPSPIAVGPAIVETPVAVSPVIVAEPSPIAVGPAIVESPAPIAVGPAIVESPVAVSPVIVAEPSPIAVGPAIVESPAAVSPVIVAEPSPIAVGPAIVESPVAVSPVIVAEPSPIAVGPAIVETPVAVSPVIVAEPSPIAVGPAIVESPVAVSPVIVAEPSPIAVGPAIVESPVAVSPVIVAEPSPIAVGPAIVETPVAVSPVIVAEPSPIAVGPAIVETPVAVGPVIVAEPSPIAVGPAIVETPVAVGPVIVAEPSPIAVGPAIVETPVAVSPVIVAEPSPIAVGPAIVETPVAVSPVIVAEPSPIAVGPAIVESPVAVSPVIVAEPSPIAVGPAIVESPVAVSPVIVAEPSPIAVGPAIVESPVAVSPVIVAEPSPIAVGPAIVESPVAVSPVIVAEPSPIAVGPAIVDTPAVAPVAVVDTPIDPVAVVDGPSPIAVGPAIVGPVDPVAVVDGPSPIAVGPAVIGSFEPVISETPVSTSLITLIFNIYNQASDFLGNPAPVAPETVISEGADAVNVVEQAVDPVNVVDQVVEPVLVVEAPADPEPVVVGPAVIPQPVVIANPIAEPAIHA; from the exons ATGAAATCCCTGCTCATAACCGCTGTCTTAGTCGCCGTGGCCCTGGCCGGGCCCACCAACCGCGTCCTCATCGCCAGTCACCTCTTCGAGTCACCAATCGC TGTCGGCCCCGCTATCGTCGAGAGCCCCGCTCCCATCGCCGTTGGCCCCGCTATCGTCGAGAGCCCCGCTCCCATCGCCGTTGGCCCTGCTATCGTCGAATCACCTGTCGCTGTAAGCCCCGTTATCGTGGCTGAGCCTTCTCCCATCGCTGTTGGCCCCGCCATTGTGGAGTCCCCTGCTGCAGTCAGCCCCGTCATCGTTGCTGAGCCTTCCCCCATCGCCGTTGGCCCCGCTATCGTCGAATCAC CTGTTGCCGTCAGCCCCGTTATCGTGGCTGAGCCTTCTCCCATCGCTGTAGGCCCCGCTATCGTCGAGACACCTGTCGCCGTCAGCCCCGTCATCGTAGCCGAGCCTTCTCCCATCGCCGTTGGCCCCGCTATCGTTGAGAGCCCCGCTCCCATTGCCGTTGGCCCCGCTATCGTGGAGTCACCTGTTGCCGTCAGCCCCGTTATCGTAGCTGAGCCTTCTCCCATCGCTGTTGGCCCCGCCATTGTGGAGTCCCCTGCTGCAGTCAGCCCCGTCATCGTTGCTGAGCCTTCCCCCATCGCCGTTGGCCCCGCTATCGTGGAGTCACCTGTTGCTGTCAGCCCCGTTATCGTAGCTGAGCCTTCTCCCATCGCCGTTGGCCCCGCTATCGTCGAGACACCTGTCGCCGTCAGCCCCGTCATCGTAGCTGAGCCATCCCCCATCGCCGTTGGCCCCGCTATCGTGGAGTCACCTGTCGCCGTCAGCCCCGTTATTGTGGCTGAGCCTTCCCCCATCGCCGTTGGCCCCGCTATCGTGGAGTCACCTGTCGCTGTAAGCCCCGTTATCGTAGCTGAGCCTTCCCCCATCGCCGTTGGCCCCGCTATCGTCGAGACACCTGTCGCCGTCAGCCCCGTCATCGTAGCTGAGCCTTCCCCCATCGCCGTTGGACCCGCTATCGTCGAGACACCTGTCGCCGTCGGCCCCGTCATCGTAGCTGAGCCTTCCCCCATCGCCGTTGGACCCGCTATCGTCGAGACACCTGTCGCCGTCGGCCCCGTCATCGTAGCTGAGCCTTCCCCTATCGCCGTTGGTCCCGCTATCGTCGAGACACCTGTCGCCGTCAGCCCCGTCATCGTAGCTGAGCCTTCCCCCATCGCCGTTGGCCCCGCTATCGTCGAGACACCTGTCGCCGTCAGCCCCGTTATCGTAGCTGAGCCTTCTCCCATCGCTGTTGGCCCCGCCATTGTGGAGTCCCCTGTTGCAGTCAGCCCCGTCATCGTAGCTGAGCCTTCCCCCATCGCCGTTGGCCCCGCCATTGTGGAGTCCCCTGTTGCAGTCAGCCCCGTCATCGTAGCTGAGCCTTCCCCCATCGCCGTTGGCCCCGCCATTGTGGAGTCCCCTGTTGCAGTCAGCCCCGTCATCGTAGCTGAGCCTTCCCCCATCGCCGTTGGCCCCGCCATTGTGGAGTCCCCTGTTGCAGTCAGCCCCGTCATCGTAGCTGAGCCTTCCCCCATCGCCGTTGGCCCCGCTATCGTCGACACCCCAGCTGTAGCCCCCGTAGCGGTCGTGGACACACCTATTGACCCCGTCGCCGTTGTAGACGGACCTAGCCCTATCGCCGTTGGGCCCGCCATCGTCGGACCTGTCGACCCCGTCGCCGTTGTCGATGGACCCTCTCCCATAGCTGTTGGACCAGCAGTCATCGGCAGCTTTGAGCCCGTCATCTCTGAGACTCCAGTCAGCACTTCCCTTATCACCCTTATCTTCAACATCTACAACCAAGCCAGTGATTTCCTCGGAAACCCAGCACCTGTGGCTCCCGAAACCGTCATATCTGAAGGTGCTGACGCAGTGAACGTAGTAGAACAAGCTGTTGACCCAGTTAATGTTGTTGATCAAGTTGTTGAACCCGTGTTGGTAGTTGAAGCACCTGCAGACCCTGAGCCAGTGGTGGTAGGCCCCGCAGTCATCCCTCAGCCTGTGGTCATTGCAAACCCAATTGCCGAGCCTGCTATTCATGCTTAA
- the LOC106141094 gene encoding calphotin-like isoform X3 encodes MKSLLITAVLVAVALAGPTNRVLIASHLFESPIAVGPAIVESPAPIAVGPAIVESPAPIAVGPAIVESPVAVSPVIVAEPSPIAVGPAIVESPAAVSPVIVAEPSPIAVGPAIVESPVAVSPVIVAEPSPIAVGPAIVESPAPIAVGPAIVESPVAVSPVIVAEPSPIAVGPAIVETPVAVSPVIVAEPSPIAVGPAIVESPAPIAVGPAIVESPVAVSPVIVAEPSPIAVGPAIVESPAAVSPVIVAEPSPIAVGPAIVESPVAVSPVIVAEPSPIAVGPAIVETPVAVSPVIVAEPSPIAVGPAIVESPVAVSPVIVAEPSPIAVGPAIVESPVAVSPVIVAEPSPIAVGPAIVETPVAVSPVIVAEPSPIAVGPAIVETPVAVGPVIVAEPSPIAVGPAIVETPVAVGPVIVAEPSPIAVGPAIVETPVAVSPVIVAEPSPIAVGPAIVETPVAVSPVIVAEPSPIAVGPAIVESPVAVSPVIVAEPSPIAVGPAIVESPVAVSPVIVAEPSPIAVGPAIVESPVAVSPVIVAEPSPIAVGPAIVESPVAVSPVIVAEPSPIAVGPAIVDTPAVAPVAVVDTPIDPVAVVDGPSPIAVGPAVIGSFEPVISETPVSTSLITLIFNIYNQASDFLGNPAPVAPETVISEGADAVNVVEQAVDPVNVVDQVVEPVLVVEAPADPEPVVVGPAVIPQPVVIANPIAEPAIHA; translated from the exons ATGAAATCCCTGCTCATAACCGCTGTCTTAGTCGCCGTGGCCCTGGCCGGGCCCACCAACCGCGTCCTCATCGCCAGTCACCTCTTCGAGTCACCAATCGC TGTCGGCCCCGCTATCGTCGAGAGCCCCGCTCCCATCGCCGTTGGCCCCGCTATCGTCGAGAGCCCCGCTCCCATCGCCGTTGGCCCTGCTATCGTCGAATCACCTGTCGCTGTAAGCCCCGTTATCGTGGCTGAGCCTTCTCCCATCGCTGTTGGCCCCGCCATTGTGGAGTCCCCTGCTGCAGTCAGCCCCGTCATCGTTGCTGAGCCTTCCCCCATCGCCGTTGGCCCCGCTATCGTCGAATCACCTGTTGCAGTCAGCCCCGTTATCGTGGCTGAGCCTTCTCCCATCGCTGTCGGCCCCGCTATCGTCGAGAGCCCCGCTCCCATCGCCGTCGGCCCCGCTATTGTCGAATCACCTGTTGCCGTCAGCCCCGTTATCGTGGCTGAGCCTTCTCCCATCGCTGTAGGCCCCGCTATCGTCGAGACACCTGTCGCCGTCAGCCCCGTCATCGTAGCCGAGCCTTCTCCCATCGCCGTTGGCCCCGCTATCGTTGAGAGCCCCGCTCCCATTGCCGTTGGCCCCGCTATCGTGGAGTCACCTGTTGCCGTCAGCCCCGTTATCGTAGCTGAGCCTTCTCCCATCGCTGTTGGCCCCGCCATTGTGGAGTCCCCTGCTGCAGTCAGCCCCGTCATCGTTGCTGAGCCTTCCCCCATCGCCGTTGGCCCCGCTATCGTGGAGTCACCTGTTGCTGTCAGCCCCGTTATCGTAGCTGAGCCTTCTCCCATCGCCGTTGGCCCCGCTATCGTCGAGACACCTGTCGCCGTCAGCCCCGTCATCGTAGCTGAGCCATCCCCCATCGCCGTTGGCCCCGCTATCGTGGAGTCACCTGTCGCCGTCAGCCCCGTTATTGTGGCTGAGCCTTCCCCCATCGCCGTTGGCCCCGCTATCGTGGAGTCACCTGTCGCTGTAAGCCCCGTTATCGTAGCTGAGCCTTCCCCCATCGCCGTTGGCCCCGCTATCGTCGAGACACCTGTCGCCGTCAGCCCCGTCATCGTAGCTGAGCCTTCCCCCATCGCCGTTGGACCCGCTATCGTCGAGACACCTGTCGCCGTCGGCCCCGTCATCGTAGCTGAGCCTTCCCCCATCGCCGTTGGACCCGCTATCGTCGAGACACCTGTCGCCGTCGGCCCCGTCATCGTAGCTGAGCCTTCCCCTATCGCCGTTGGTCCCGCTATCGTCGAGACACCTGTCGCCGTCAGCCCCGTCATCGTAGCTGAGCCTTCCCCCATCGCCGTTGGCCCCGCTATCGTCGAGACACCTGTCGCCGTCAGCCCCGTTATCGTAGCTGAGCCTTCTCCCATCGCTGTTGGCCCCGCCATTGTGGAGTCCCCTGTTGCAGTCAGCCCCGTCATCGTAGCTGAGCCTTCCCCCATCGCCGTTGGCCCCGCCATTGTGGAGTCCCCTGTTGCAGTCAGCCCCGTCATCGTAGCTGAGCCTTCCCCCATCGCCGTTGGCCCCGCCATTGTGGAGTCCCCTGTTGCAGTCAGCCCCGTCATCGTAGCTGAGCCTTCCCCCATCGCCGTTGGCCCCGCCATTGTGGAGTCCCCTGTTGCAGTCAGCCCCGTCATCGTAGCTGAGCCTTCCCCCATCGCCGTTGGCCCCGCTATCGTCGACACCCCAGCTGTAGCCCCCGTAGCGGTCGTGGACACACCTATTGACCCCGTCGCCGTTGTAGACGGAC CCTCTCCCATAGCTGTTGGACCAGCAGTCATCGGCAGCTTTGAGCCCGTCATCTCTGAGACTCCAGTCAGCACTTCCCTTATCACCCTTATCTTCAACATCTACAACCAAGCCAGTGATTTCCTCGGAAACCCAGCACCTGTGGCTCCCGAAACCGTCATATCTGAAGGTGCTGACGCAGTGAACGTAGTAGAACAAGCTGTTGACCCAGTTAATGTTGTTGATCAAGTTGTTGAACCCGTGTTGGTAGTTGAAGCACCTGCAGACCCTGAGCCAGTGGTGGTAGGCCCCGCAGTCATCCCTCAGCCTGTGGTCATTGCAAACCCAATTGCCGAGCCTGCTATTCATGCTTAA